The genomic interval TTTTTCCGTTTCGCCGCGCCGGATCGTCTCGACCTGCTCCTGGATTTTCCCGAGAAACCGGTGAATGCCGCTGTTCAGCGTCTCGATCTCCTTGAAGCCGCTGTAGCGATAATTGTCCGGCAGCATGCCTTTGCCGTTCGAGTCCTCTACGATTCGGGACAGCCGGCGGATGGGCATCGTCACCTTCCTGTGCAGGACGGCGAAGAAGACGGCGATGAACAGGATCGAGACGCCAGTCGTGAGTGCCGTGATGCGCCAGGTGCTGACGCTGCTCGCATGGAGCGCGCTCGGCGGGAGGAGCGAAGCCATCGTCCAGGGCGTCGAGGCGACCTGCATATACAGCAGGCGATAGGGTCTTCCCGAAAGGCGGATGTCGAGGGCTCCTTCGTCCGCGCGGGCGTCCTTGATCGTTCGATAGATGGCGAGAAGATGAGCGGACCAGTCCGAGATATCGCCCGTCAGCCGCTCGCTGTGGAAGAGCATCGTCTCCTCGTCGCCGGAGAACAGGAAGATCGGATTGTCCGCATTGATCTGCGCCCGATCCAGCATTCGTTCGATGAGCGTGCCGTTCAGCTCGATCACGAGCAGGCCGAGCGAACGATTGTTTTGAATCATGTTTTTGCTGACGTACAGGGCGGCTTCGGCATGCGAGGCGATATGGTAGTCGGAAGAGACGTTCCAGTGTAAAAAGTTGTTGTCGATGGCAACGCGGTTTTCGAACCAGGGGAAGTCCGATACGGTGCGAAGGAGCCGTTGTTCCTCTTCCGTGTTCACCGCGGGATAGGCGTAGACGCGCTGCCGGCTGTCGAACACTTGAATGTTGACGGGCAGCCGGAGATGATAATATTCCGCGAACGCGCTTAGCTGCCGCTCCGTTTGCGGCTTCGCGCCGGACTGCAGCGATTCGATCAGCGCCGGATGGTTCGACAGCGTCCGGGCGAAGTCGTCGATATAATTCAGGTAGTTGGACAAGTTGACCGATACCGAATCCATATTCTCGGCGATCAGCCGGGCGTACTGATCTTCGATCGTCCTGGTCGACTGCCTGCTGACGATATAGCCTTGCAATGAAGTCAGGCACAGCAGGAGCAGCGAGATCAGGATGAAGAGCAGCAGCTTCCAGCTGGCGAAGAGGGAGCGAATTCCGTGTCTCCAGTTCATGGCGCGTTCTCCCCGTGTCCGTATTTAAAGCTGGCGGCTAGCGGCTTCATTATAGGAGACGAATATTATCGCAATGTTTTCGGGCGTTTTTGGCGAGCGGGCAGTCCAGTCATTGGCGCAGTGAATGATTTGTAAAAGAGAGCCGGCGGTGGCGCCGGGCTTGGGGGCTGTAAGCGCAAAAAGTGAGCTTGGAGCGGCGCATAAAAAAGGTACAACCCCTAAGCTCTCTGCGGGGTTGTACCTTTCGCTTTCAGTGGCGTAATGCCGGCTCGCCGACGTTTATTCGCCTTCGTTCCAAGGGTTCATATGCACGAGCACCTCGACGACGTCGGGATCGCTGTCCATGATGCAGCGCTTGAGCGCCCGGCCGATGTCGTGGCCTTGCTGGATCGTATAGTGGCTCGGTATGCCGACGCGCACGTCGACGATGATGTAATGTCCGTGCTCGCGGGCGCGGACGCGATCGATCCGCTTGATCTCGGGCTCGCCGGCGATCAGCTTTTCGTACTGTGCGAGCTTGGCGGGCGATACGTTGCGCTCCATCAGAATGTCGATGGCGTCGGTGCCCATCTCGTAGGCGAGCTTGAGCACGAGCAGCGATACGACGATGCCCGCCACGGGATCGCCGTAGGCGGCCCAGGACCAGTCGAGGCGCTCGCCGATATAAGCCAAGCCGATCCCGATTACCGCAGCTAACGAGGCGTACACGTCGGCCAAATGATCGTAGGCGGTGGCAAGCACGCTCTTGCTGTTGACGGCCCGGCCCACCCGGATCGTGTATACGTACAGGACCTGCTTCCAGACAAGAGAGACGACTGCGGCGGCCAGCGGCAGCAGACTCTGGCTCTCCGGCGGCTCCCGGAGCGTCAGGATGGCGTGGTAGCCGATCCACAGCGCGGCGATCGCCAGGATGATGGCGACCAGCGCGGACGCGACGACCTCGGCTTTGCCGTGGCCGTAGGGGTGATCGTCATCCGCCGGTTTTTTGGATACCATGGACGACGTCAGCGCGGCTATGGTGGCGATGATGTCGCCGGCGTTGTGAATGCCGTCGGCCACGAGCACCGGACTCGCGAACAGCAGGCCGACGACGATCTTGAGAATGGTGAGCGCGATGTTGCTGACAAGGCTGATCCAGATGGACAGCAGCCCTGCGTTTGCTTTAAAGGTCAACGGCGGTGGCTCCTTTTGCCAATCTTTGTTCCGATATTCTATCATAGCGCCGAACGGGATACCTAATTCGGAAAATGAAGCTGAGATCGGAGGGGGGGCGAGCGAATCCGATGAAAAAAATAAAGAGCCGCAGCTGCGCGTAATGGGTGAGATTCGCCGATTGAAGGACCGAAGAAGCAAGATGTCCCGTCATTTAAGATAAGACCGTGTTAGTTTTATGTTATTTAAATTGAATGATCGCAATTAAAGTTCGGTTTCTGACGTGTGCAATTGCGATTGGAGTTCCTTTTGTTGTATAAAATCCACTCATTTATGACGTTTTGAGATACATATGCGTCAGATTATTCGTTAAAATTGTTTATTTTATGTAAAAAATATTGACATGTCATACGCGCGGGCATATGATTCTTGTAACAACGGTTGCCGACAGGCAGCACGCCTATCGCCGGACCCCGCCCGAAGGGAGGAATGGCTCTTCTCCTCCGCGTTCTGCGCGGAGAGGAGCCGCAGTCATGGAATTATGGAACGCGATCACCTCGCTGTCGCCTCCGGCCTCCAAGTTTTACGACGAGATGTTCGAAGGAACGCAGGTCAGGGCCCATTACGAAAAAGTTCAAGCCATTCTCTCGCGGCTCAGCATCGACGAGCGCGCAGCCAGACAGCGGCAGATGAACCGCCGGCTGCTGGAGGAGGGCATCACCTTCACCTTGTCCCAGCCCGGCCAGTCCGAGGCGCTGGAGCGCACGATTCCGTTCGATCTCGTACCCCGCATCATTCCGGGCGCCGAATGGGAGACGATCGAGCGCGGCGTCTCGCAGCGCGTGCGCGCGCTGAACGCGTTCGTCAAGGATGTCTACCACGAGCAGCAAATTTTCCAGGACGGACTGATTCCCAGGCGCATGGTGCTCGGCAACCGCTACTTCAGAGGCGAGATGATGCGTCTGTCCGTGCCGGGCGGCGCCTACGTGACGGCCTCGGGCATCGACCTGATCCGCGACGAGAAGGGCGATTACTTCGTGCTGGAGGACAATTTGCGCTCGCCTTCGGGGTTCTCTTACATTTTCAAGGGCCGATCGATCATGACCCACGACTTCCCGGAGCTGTACTTCTCGCACGCCGTTCGGGGCATCGACCGTACGCTCGACGCCTTCCGGTCCTCCCTGCGGGCCATGGCCCAGACCGACAAGAGCGATCCCGTCATCGCGCTGCTGACGCCAGGCAGCTTCAACTCGGCGTATTTCGAGCATGCGTTTCTGGCGCAGCAGATGGGCATCGAACTGGTAGAGGGGCGCGACCTCGTGTGCGAGGACCACAAGATTTATATCCGCAGCTCGCGCCGCAAGAGACGGGTGGACGTCCTGTACCGGCGGATCGACGACGACTTTCTCGACCCGCTCGCCTTCCGGCCGGATTCAATGCTCGGCGTCGCCGGCTTGATGAACGCTTACCGCTTCGGCAACATCGCGATCGCGAACGCGCCTGGCACGGGCGTCGCCGACGACAAGGCGATCTATACCTTCGTGCCGGACATGATTCGCTATTATCTGAACGAGACGCCGATCCTTTCCAACGTGCCTACTTACCTCATGAGCCGTCCGGAGGAAAGGGAATACGTGCTGCAGCGGCTGGACGAGATGGTCGTCAAGGAGACGTCGCTGTCGGGCGGCTACGGCATGCTGATCGGTCCTTCGTCGACCGAGGGGGAGCGCGCGGCATTCGCGCAGAAGATTATAGCCGATCCGGACAACTATATCGCGCAGCCGACGATCAAGCTGTCCACCGCGCCGGTCTGCGTGGATGGACGACTCGTATCGCGGCATATCGATCTTCGCGTATTCGCGCTCATGAACGGCCAGCGCGTGCATGTGCTGCCCGGCGGGCTTACCCGCGTCGCCATGAAAGAAGGCTCGCTGGTCGTCAATTCGTCCCAGGGGGGCGGCTGCAAGGATACTTGGGTATTAGCTTGATCGTTGACGAGGAGGGAACGCTATGCTGGACCGCATCGCGGAATCGTTGTTCTGGATCGGACGCTATACGGAGAGGGCGGAAAACCACGCGCGGCTCATCGACGTGTACTACCATCTCAGGGAGGATGAGCAGGGGCCGGATGAGCAGGTGTGGCGCCGAATCGTAGGCGCGATCGGAGATATCTCGGCTTACGAGGAAAAGCATGCCGCCTACGGCGAACGCGACGTGATCCACTTCCTGACGCTGGACGCGACGCAAGCCAACTCGCTTGTCGTCTGTGTCGCCCAGGCGCGGGACAACCTGAGGAAAATTCGTGACCGGCTCCCGTCCGAGCTGTGGAATCTGTTGAACGGCTTCTACCTGTGGCTAAAAAGCTGCGATACGACCGAGGTGCTGGGCGATTCGCCTCACCGGTTCTACCAGCGTATCAAGGAGGGCTTGGCGGCGTTCCAGGGGACGGCGGTGTCGATCGCGCTGCGCGACGACGCGTACAGCATGATGGAGAGCGGCAGGCATCTGGAGCGCTCCGAAAATATTGTACGGCTGCTTCAATCCGTCCTGAGGTATACCGCGGAGACGGGAAGCTCTTCCTACGCCTATCTGATGGCCGTGCTCAAGTCGGTCGGCGGATACGAAGCCTTCCGCAGGCTGGGCATCGAGGAGTTGAGCATGGAGGAGGTGGCGGCGTTTCTGCTTGCGCAAGAGCAGTTCCCGCGCTCGGTCCACTATGCGCTCGCGAGCTTCTCGGACCACATCAAGACGCTTCGGGCCGGCGCGAGCCGTTCGGGTTCGGGCCTGGACAGGATCGTCCGGACCGCCGACAAGGCGCGCTCCGATCTGGGTTGGCTTGAACGTCCGGACATTAACGCCGATACGCTGGACGCCGTTCTGCAGCAGCTGCTCGTCACGAACAGGCAGCTCGGCGAATCGATGGCGAAGGCGTTTTTTTCCCCCGGACGGGAGGTTACGGCATGAAGCTGGACATTACCCACGTCACGACTTACCAGTACGGCGCGCCGGTGACGGACAGTGTCAATGAGCTGCGCCTCGCCCCGCGCACCGACGAGCGACAGGCTTGCTATCAGCACCGGCTGATCATCGAGCCCAACGTTTCCTTGATGTCGTACGAAGATTACTTCGGCAATCGCGTGCACGCCTTCACGGCCAACTATCCGCACCGGGAGCTCGTCATCACCTCCCAGTCGACGGTCGTCACGCGCGATTCGGAGATGAAGCGCAAGTCAGAGAGCGAGCCGTCCGAGTCGTGGGCGCGGCTGCGCACCGATGCGTTCCGCGACGCCAACGCGGAGTACCTGCTGCCGACGCCGTTCGCGACCTTCCATCCGACAGTGGCCGGGTACGCGAACGACGCGGTATGCGGCGCCGGGCAGGTCGGCGTGTTCGACTTCGTCCAATGCGCGTCCGGCCGCATCTTCGGCGACTTCGAGTACAAGCCGTTGTCGACGGCGGTTCACACGACAGCCGACGAGATGATCGCCATCGGCTCGGGCGTCTGCCAGGACTTCGCGCATCTGCTGCTTGCGATCTGCCGCATGCGCGGCGTGCCCGCGCGGTACGTGAGCGGGTATCACTTCGTCGGCGATCTGCAGGGGCGGAATGCCGACTTCGAGCAGGCGTCCCACGCATGGGTCGAGGTATATGTGCCCGGCATGGGCTGGCAGGGCTTCGATCCGACCAACAACGGACTCGTCGATTGGCGGTATGTGAAGCTGGCGCACGGCCGGGACTACCTGGACATCGTGCCGGTCAAGGGTGTCTATCGGGGAACCGGCGAGCAAACGCTGACGGTGAGCGTGGACGTGCAGTTGGCGGGATAGCGCGGAGCGAGACTGCGGAGGGCAAGCGGCGGGAATTAGGAGATTGGCGTTTGGCATGCGTAAACGGGGCGAAGGGTTGTCCGAAAGTCGCGGGATCGTGGCGGCGGACAGCTCTTTTTTTGCTGCGAGCGGCGGATCGCTGCTGTAGGGAAGGCGTTAGGGCCGGAAGCGGGCTGGCAATCGAATCGCTTGCTTTAGCGGAGGCGTTGGAGCCGGAAAAGGGCCGGGGAGTCGGATCGACTTTTGCAGAGAAAGCGACATTGCAGGACACCTCGTTATCGACGATTAATGTTCGGATTTAGAGGGAATAACGATATGAAATTAATTAATGATGTGAGATATTAATGCATTTTAACGTACGATATGCAAATGTTTCATTGACACGTACGGCTAACGCGCGTAAACTAACTGTCGGGATACGGTGACTCTCATCAGCGCTAACGGCCAGCTCCGTTTCTCCGAACCAAGGCAACAAACGTACCTAGCCGCCAACAGGCATTCACAATACGCGCATTCGTATATC from Cohnella hashimotonis carries:
- a CDS encoding cation diffusion facilitator family transporter, giving the protein MTFKANAGLLSIWISLVSNIALTILKIVVGLLFASPVLVADGIHNAGDIIATIAALTSSMVSKKPADDDHPYGHGKAEVVASALVAIILAIAALWIGYHAILTLREPPESQSLLPLAAAVVSLVWKQVLYVYTIRVGRAVNSKSVLATAYDHLADVYASLAAVIGIGLAYIGERLDWSWAAYGDPVAGIVVSLLVLKLAYEMGTDAIDILMERNVSPAKLAQYEKLIAGEPEIKRIDRVRAREHGHYIIVDVRVGIPSHYTIQQGHDIGRALKRCIMDSDPDVVEVLVHMNPWNEGE
- a CDS encoding circularly permuted type 2 ATP-grasp protein, with amino-acid sequence MELWNAITSLSPPASKFYDEMFEGTQVRAHYEKVQAILSRLSIDERAARQRQMNRRLLEEGITFTLSQPGQSEALERTIPFDLVPRIIPGAEWETIERGVSQRVRALNAFVKDVYHEQQIFQDGLIPRRMVLGNRYFRGEMMRLSVPGGAYVTASGIDLIRDEKGDYFVLEDNLRSPSGFSYIFKGRSIMTHDFPELYFSHAVRGIDRTLDAFRSSLRAMAQTDKSDPVIALLTPGSFNSAYFEHAFLAQQMGIELVEGRDLVCEDHKIYIRSSRRKRRVDVLYRRIDDDFLDPLAFRPDSMLGVAGLMNAYRFGNIAIANAPGTGVADDKAIYTFVPDMIRYYLNETPILSNVPTYLMSRPEEREYVLQRLDEMVVKETSLSGGYGMLIGPSSTEGERAAFAQKIIADPDNYIAQPTIKLSTAPVCVDGRLVSRHIDLRVFALMNGQRVHVLPGGLTRVAMKEGSLVVNSSQGGGCKDTWVLA
- a CDS encoding sensor histidine kinase, producing the protein MNWRHGIRSLFASWKLLLFILISLLLLCLTSLQGYIVSRQSTRTIEDQYARLIAENMDSVSVNLSNYLNYIDDFARTLSNHPALIESLQSGAKPQTERQLSAFAEYYHLRLPVNIQVFDSRQRVYAYPAVNTEEEQRLLRTVSDFPWFENRVAIDNNFLHWNVSSDYHIASHAEAALYVSKNMIQNNRSLGLLVIELNGTLIERMLDRAQINADNPIFLFSGDEETMLFHSERLTGDISDWSAHLLAIYRTIKDARADEGALDIRLSGRPYRLLYMQVASTPWTMASLLPPSALHASSVSTWRITALTTGVSILFIAVFFAVLHRKVTMPIRRLSRIVEDSNGKGMLPDNYRYSGFKEIETLNSGIHRFLGKIQEQVETIRRGETEKRMLELQRLQEQMRPHFWHNSLNALRFMAMLRGDPTMAEALLSLTRMLDYTLRNTDVLYSTLEEEIEYAMSFVKFQEIRAMRTYRVELDVDAAALRAEIPKFTVQPLVENAIVHGFAAPFEGETLLRIEARARGGDLALTVADNGKGIAPAALLGPAGSGRRSGRGAPGGLSLANLRQRLRLEYGSPYGLEIDSAPGAYTKVKLSLPYRPAEQKMEGMPS
- a CDS encoding transglutaminase family protein; its protein translation is MKLDITHVTTYQYGAPVTDSVNELRLAPRTDERQACYQHRLIIEPNVSLMSYEDYFGNRVHAFTANYPHRELVITSQSTVVTRDSEMKRKSESEPSESWARLRTDAFRDANAEYLLPTPFATFHPTVAGYANDAVCGAGQVGVFDFVQCASGRIFGDFEYKPLSTAVHTTADEMIAIGSGVCQDFAHLLLAICRMRGVPARYVSGYHFVGDLQGRNADFEQASHAWVEVYVPGMGWQGFDPTNNGLVDWRYVKLAHGRDYLDIVPVKGVYRGTGEQTLTVSVDVQLAG
- a CDS encoding alpha-E domain-containing protein, encoding MLDRIAESLFWIGRYTERAENHARLIDVYYHLREDEQGPDEQVWRRIVGAIGDISAYEEKHAAYGERDVIHFLTLDATQANSLVVCVAQARDNLRKIRDRLPSELWNLLNGFYLWLKSCDTTEVLGDSPHRFYQRIKEGLAAFQGTAVSIALRDDAYSMMESGRHLERSENIVRLLQSVLRYTAETGSSSYAYLMAVLKSVGGYEAFRRLGIEELSMEEVAAFLLAQEQFPRSVHYALASFSDHIKTLRAGASRSGSGLDRIVRTADKARSDLGWLERPDINADTLDAVLQQLLVTNRQLGESMAKAFFSPGREVTA